A region from the Deltaproteobacteria bacterium genome encodes:
- the rpsF gene encoding 30S ribosomal protein S6, translated as MEPRRYETLFLLHPDLPEEEISEIKKKCTDIIDQTQGQLLKLDEWGHRKLAYEIQGQSRGYYFLMDYVGQPAMVVEIERQMRLDERVFRYMSVIQERWFNEEKYQQELARQEAEAKKALEEAEARAKERAEEIELKEDSTSAITAADSVIEDKTEDEVEAKAIESSTEGTEDLTEDEAVEPKETSSDSESDQSQTEPHPG; from the coding sequence ATGGAACCTAGACGTTACGAAACCCTGTTTCTTCTCCATCCTGACCTGCCTGAAGAGGAAATCAGCGAAATTAAAAAGAAATGCACCGATATCATTGACCAGACGCAGGGTCAGCTACTCAAACTGGATGAATGGGGTCACCGCAAGCTGGCTTATGAAATTCAGGGCCAGAGCCGCGGCTATTACTTTCTGATGGATTATGTGGGCCAGCCTGCCATGGTAGTGGAGATCGAACGCCAAATGCGCCTTGATGAACGGGTTTTCAGGTACATGAGTGTGATTCAGGAAAGATGGTTCAACGAGGAGAAATACCAGCAGGAGCTGGCCCGGCAGGAGGCTGAGGCGAAAAAAGCACTGGAGGAAGCCGAGGCAAGGGCCAAAGAGCGGGCCGAAGAAATCGAGCTGAAAGAGGATTCGACTTCTGCGATAACCGCGGCGGATTCAGTTATTGAAGATAAAACTGAGGATGAGGTTGAGGCAAAGGCCATAGAGAGTTCCACAGAGGGAACTGAGGACCTGACTGAAGATGAGGCGGTGGAGCCGAAGGAGACGTCTTCAGATTCCGAGTCTGACCAATCACAAACCGAGCCGCATCCGGGCTGA
- a CDS encoding rod shape-determining protein, producing the protein MFFDKILGFFSKDLAMDLGTANTLIYQKGSGIVLNEPSVVALARETGKLLAVGQEAKEFLGRTPKKIEAIRPMKDGVIADFKVTQEMIKYFLTKVQGSRMIHPRIVIGVPIGITQVEKRAVIEAAESAGARSVHLIDEPMAAAIGANLNIEEPYGRMVVDIGGGTTEVAVISLSAIAYAESIRVAGDEANDAVTRYMQRKFQLLIGENSAEQTKMIIGNAFPKEAPPTYDIAGKDVVSGRPKVVTVTEKEIRTALAEPIQAILQAIRRALEKTPPELSSDIYDSGITLTGGGALLKGLDKLISHYTKLKVNMTEDPLKSVVLGTGIAVENMRLYRHVFIN; encoded by the coding sequence ATGTTTTTTGACAAAATATTAGGCTTTTTTTCAAAGGACCTAGCCATGGACCTGGGCACGGCCAATACGCTGATCTACCAGAAAGGCAGTGGCATCGTTTTGAACGAACCCTCTGTTGTCGCCCTGGCCCGGGAGACTGGTAAACTCCTGGCTGTGGGCCAGGAAGCCAAAGAATTCCTGGGACGGACTCCTAAAAAAATCGAGGCCATCCGGCCCATGAAAGATGGTGTCATCGCAGACTTCAAGGTCACCCAGGAAATGATCAAATACTTCCTGACCAAGGTCCAGGGGTCCCGCATGATCCACCCTCGAATAGTAATTGGAGTGCCCATCGGAATCACCCAGGTTGAAAAACGAGCCGTCATAGAAGCTGCGGAGTCGGCCGGCGCCCGATCGGTTCATCTGATAGACGAACCAATGGCGGCAGCCATCGGCGCTAACCTCAATATTGAGGAACCATACGGGCGTATGGTCGTGGACATCGGCGGCGGAACAACAGAGGTGGCCGTGATCAGCCTATCCGCCATTGCCTATGCTGAATCCATCCGGGTTGCTGGAGACGAAGCTAACGATGCCGTCACGCGTTACATGCAAAGAAAATTTCAGCTCCTCATCGGCGAAAACTCGGCGGAGCAGACAAAAATGATCATTGGCAACGCCTTCCCTAAAGAGGCGCCCCCCACTTATGATATCGCGGGTAAGGATGTCGTTTCCGGACGGCCCAAAGTCGTGACCGTGACTGAGAAAGAAATACGCACCGCCTTGGCCGAACCCATCCAGGCTATTCTCCAGGCCATCCGAAGGGCCCTGGAAAAAACCCCCCCTGAACTTTCATCAGATATTTATGACAGCGGGATTACCTTAACTGGTGGAGGCGCCTTACTCAAGGGGCTGGATAAATTGATCTCCCATTACACCAAGCTTAAAGTGAACATGACCGAAGACCCTCTGAAGAGCGTTGTCCTCGGAACCGGTATTGCCGTCGAAAACATGCGGCTCTACCGACATGTCTTTATCAACTAA
- a CDS encoding 30S ribosomal protein S18, whose product MNRNKRRRPYHRRKVCRFCSDTSLTIDYKDANVLRLFTSDRGKMIPRRITGTCAKHQRQLSIAIKRAREMALLPYAALAGSS is encoded by the coding sequence ATGAACCGCAATAAGAGAAGAAGACCCTACCATCGCCGTAAGGTTTGCCGTTTTTGCTCTGACACGAGCTTGACCATAGATTATAAGGACGCCAATGTCCTGCGCCTTTTTACCAGCGATCGTGGCAAGATGATTCCTCGCCGGATCACAGGCACTTGCGCCAAACATCAACGCCAACTTTCCATTGCCATCAAACGGGCTCGGGAAATGGCCCTTCTCCCGTATGCAGCTTTGGCAGGGAGTAGCTGA
- a CDS encoding DUF2232 domain-containing protein, producing the protein MSEDHEVRSTVGLVIRDPALVLGILASVFLFFSMLLFPVFGILVGLFTPLPLLYFYYQRGRTIGLVMIGLATLVVGIIFFMDSNLAGGLMFLGYGLLVVVMAESLRFSLPPEKVIGYPAAALLGLGLAVLIVSSTFHGQSPWAYGQNVIKTHIEETFRIYQDILTAAQQSRAPLESDQAEDRSGITGEDEGRKIEAEFPSAAPDEEFGKLASLFVRIFPGLMIIGVLLLAWINFMAVRWLLAWKGVLPHHLADLKKWKAPEVLIWGVILFGFCVILPIEASRSIGLNGLMVLALIYFFAGLSVVAYWFDLKAVPRFFRVITYMIIALQQYLGLIIVGLGLFDLWFDFRRLKKAQSNS; encoded by the coding sequence ATGAGCGAAGATCATGAAGTCCGCTCAACCGTGGGGCTCGTAATACGCGATCCCGCGCTGGTCCTGGGAATCCTGGCCTCAGTATTCCTGTTTTTCTCGATGCTCCTGTTTCCGGTCTTCGGAATATTGGTTGGTCTATTCACGCCGCTTCCGCTTCTTTATTTTTATTATCAACGGGGAAGAACCATTGGTCTGGTCATGATCGGGCTGGCAACCCTGGTCGTAGGGATCATTTTCTTCATGGATTCCAACCTAGCCGGTGGGCTGATGTTTTTGGGGTACGGTCTGCTGGTGGTGGTCATGGCTGAGAGCTTACGGTTCTCTTTGCCTCCGGAAAAGGTGATCGGTTATCCGGCAGCAGCCTTGCTCGGGCTGGGGTTAGCGGTTTTGATCGTTTCAAGCACGTTTCATGGGCAGAGTCCCTGGGCCTATGGACAGAATGTCATTAAGACCCACATCGAGGAGACGTTCAGGATTTACCAGGACATCTTAACCGCGGCGCAGCAAAGCCGCGCCCCTTTAGAATCAGATCAGGCCGAAGATCGTTCTGGCATAACCGGTGAGGACGAGGGGCGAAAAATAGAGGCCGAGTTCCCGTCAGCAGCCCCGGATGAGGAGTTTGGCAAACTCGCCAGTCTTTTTGTGCGCATTTTCCCCGGCCTGATGATTATAGGAGTGCTCCTTCTGGCCTGGATCAATTTTATGGCCGTCCGATGGCTCCTGGCGTGGAAGGGGGTTCTGCCGCATCATCTGGCTGATCTTAAGAAGTGGAAGGCGCCGGAGGTTTTGATTTGGGGAGTTATTCTTTTCGGTTTTTGCGTGATTTTGCCAATAGAGGCATCCCGGAGTATCGGGCTTAACGGCCTCATGGTTTTAGCCCTGATCTATTTCTTTGCGGGCTTATCTGTTGTGGCCTACTGGTTTGATCTTAAGGCGGTGCCGCGCTTTTTTCGAGTAATTACTTATATGATCATTGCCTTGCAGCAGTATCTGGGTCTGATT
- a CDS encoding GAF domain-containing protein encodes MARMLLLNKEVQGLIELISNTTEAYTTALFLAPKPGESLQLVAHHSLSQNINPDVRIGPGEGLVGWVLKNNKSVNVDKFDLDTRRLLFYRTDESIKSFIAVPLPGINGVLAVDSKQRYVFTDKSQKILHQFGQVLEMTLKRLRTINEGQRRKEAMKFLSDLEGALYKRDQSGEHLRQAAALLRKYVGADACFLASILPEDRTQYQLITHDAYRSYPLHKNLFKANQGLMGWVMREKKPLNLKRIPLGTNKSYIFYPEEPFKDFTAFAGLPLIWGRRLLGAVCLSAREPFNIDETKAQALEMSADRLAASLELELLLGRISDFSRLDSQTGLPHRSEFCHCVARMLKSTSTPLALIIIRLENLEAVSLNLGQEAAEMTLKKAAEHLLAQTEEDIELGHLTYGTFGVALLNRSEAEVNQIRSNLIETLEKQTAESSQGHASLQIKAVTAPYPSPTLRAEDLIHQTLALLQEPETSPSSNGA; translated from the coding sequence ATGGCCAGAATGCTATTACTAAATAAAGAGGTCCAAGGTCTGATTGAACTCATTAGCAATACAACCGAGGCCTATACCACCGCCCTATTCCTGGCCCCGAAGCCGGGCGAATCGCTTCAGCTAGTGGCCCATCATTCCTTGAGCCAAAACATCAATCCAGACGTCCGCATCGGCCCTGGGGAAGGACTTGTGGGCTGGGTCTTGAAAAATAACAAATCCGTGAATGTTGATAAATTCGACCTGGACACGCGTCGTCTTCTATTTTACCGGACTGACGAGTCCATCAAGTCCTTTATAGCCGTGCCGCTGCCAGGGATTAACGGCGTGCTGGCCGTGGACAGCAAACAGCGATACGTCTTTACAGACAAGAGCCAGAAAATCCTTCATCAATTCGGCCAGGTGCTGGAAATGACCCTTAAGCGCCTCCGGACAATAAACGAGGGCCAGCGCCGTAAGGAAGCCATGAAATTCTTGAGTGACCTGGAAGGCGCTCTTTACAAGAGGGATCAGTCCGGTGAACACCTGCGTCAGGCCGCAGCCCTGCTCCGGAAGTACGTGGGAGCGGACGCCTGCTTTCTGGCGAGCATCCTTCCGGAGGACCGAACCCAATACCAGTTGATCACTCACGACGCATACCGCAGCTATCCCCTGCATAAAAATCTCTTCAAGGCAAACCAGGGCCTGATGGGCTGGGTGATGCGGGAAAAAAAGCCCCTTAACCTTAAACGAATTCCACTGGGCACGAATAAATCCTATATCTTTTATCCCGAGGAACCTTTTAAAGACTTCACCGCCTTTGCCGGCTTGCCCCTGATCTGGGGCCGCCGCCTCCTGGGGGCTGTCTGCCTGAGCGCCCGAGAACCTTTCAACATTGACGAGACCAAAGCCCAGGCCTTGGAGATGTCAGCCGACAGACTGGCCGCTTCGTTGGAGCTGGAGCTTCTCCTGGGACGCATCTCTGATTTCAGCCGTCTGGATTCTCAGACCGGCTTGCCTCACCGGTCTGAATTCTGCCACTGTGTGGCGCGGATGCTCAAATCAACTTCGACTCCTCTGGCCCTAATAATAATCAGGCTGGAAAACCTGGAGGCAGTCAGTCTCAACCTCGGTCAGGAAGCGGCCGAAATGACTCTCAAAAAAGCAGCCGAGCACCTGCTCGCGCAGACCGAAGAAGATATCGAACTGGGACATCTTACCTACGGCACCTTTGGCGTGGCTCTCCTGAACCGCTCCGAAGCGGAGGTCAATCAAATTCGATCGAACCTGATCGAGACCCTGGAAAAACAGACGGCAGAATCGTCTCAAGGGCATGCCTCCCTTCAAATTAAAGCCGTCACGGCCCCTTATCCGTCTCCAACCCTCCGGGCCGAAGACCTGATCCATCAAACCCTGGCTTTACTGCAGGAACCGGAAACCTCACCTTCCTCAAACGGAGCTTGA